The Brevibacillus choshinensis genome includes the window TACCTACTGAACGCCGTGCTACTCTCACTGTCTACGGAGGGGACGAGCCCATCGCTACTTTGCACGACCGTCTCCCTGATATGCGGGTGATGTCCAAAGCGACACTGAAAAGCTGTCTGATTCCATATCTAGCTGTCGGCTGGTCGGGCTACGTCCCACAAGCATGCAGTCAAACCCAGCTGCATATTCCGGACAAAATTGCTCCGTTCCTCTGGGGATGGCCAAACCGTTTTATGGAGCGGATGGACAAGCAAGATACTCGTGTGATTCTGGTAGCAGGCAGCGGCGACGTTTCCAGCGGGTTTGACACACTTGAGGATCTCAAGCGAATTCCTGATGGTTTTTCCGGAGGCATTTGGACCAACCGTATTGATCGCATCTCTGCAGCATATACAAAAAAATGAGAACTGCTTTCCTGCTGTGAAAAAATGAAACGATTTCCACGCATATTCGTATAAACTTATATCGACACACGAGGAGTGATTGGGAATGCTGAAAAAACTGTTACAAAGTCTAATGGGGAATCACTCAAAATCACACAGCTATCGAAAATTTAGCAGCAGCGACCACAAGTATCGCAAAGGATACGGCAATCCCAACGGACATGGTTCCGGACATGGACAATCCTATTATGGCAGTTCTCACTATAAGAAAAAGCGTTCCAGCCGAAGCTTCTTCAGCAGTTAAACGAACGTTTAAATCCAGATCAAAAAAGCGGCAGCTCAGATCATGTGAATTCATGTTCTGGACTGCCGTTCTTATTTTACGAGATCTGGGTGCTGCTTTAACACCCAATGGAGAAGCTTGAGGTGTGGAAAAGGTTCCAGTCTTCCATTCATCGGAAGCTCTTCGTGAATAATTGCTTTTCCGCCTGCCTGCACATATTGCTTCAGAGTCATTCCTTTTGTAATGACTCTAGATATTTCCGACGGAGACAGCAGTAACAGACCTTTCGTCTCATTTGCAGGTACGGGGGTATCTCGAGAAACAGCCAAATAAATCGGCGTCATGTGATTCCGATTCAAATGTCTCCCCACGAGGATAGGTTTGATCTCGTCTTCTGGCCATTCCTCTGTGAACACTGATGGCGTGTCCGAGGATGCCGTTTCATACCAGTATGTAGCTGGTGGCTTGACCGCTGTGATTTGGAGCGTTGCCTCCTCGAATGCTTCTCTCAAGGCACATTGCCACCCCGTCTCTTCCCCTTCGCGATGTCCACCGAGTCGGACAATCCCCAGAGCCGTCCCCGCTCGATTGGGTCCAATTTGAAACGGGAATCGGCCATTCACCATGACATACACGCCCGCTGTTACAATCACTTCATTCGATATCTTGAAGTCGCTCAGTCCTCTCTCGAAGCCTTCAGGAATACCCCATTTTCCTGATGCTTCTACTAGGATGTTACACACGGATTCCCATTGAATATTGTTTACATATTCGTAACCACTTTTTTGTATGACGTAATTGCCTGAATTCTTATCCAGAAAAGCTACGAAAGTCACCTGTTACTTTTCCCCACTCTTCAAGAAATGAACGTTTCCAATGATTTCGTCATGATACCGCTGTTTCAACTCTGGAAGCACGTCACTCCTCCTATCTCCACTTTCCATTTCAGCGCACTCTTTTGCCATGTAATCTTCACATTTTCAAGGCTCATTGCATGGTAAAATTTGGGCGAAAGCGTTACCACTACTGTTGTGGGAGAGTGTATACAATGGGACAAACAGGATTTATCAATTGTAACGGCGCAAATCTGTATTACGAAATCGCTGGAGCAGGAGAAACAATCGTCTTTTTGCATGGTGCTCCCTTGGATAGTCGGATGTGGGAGTCACAGATGAAGACTTTGTCGAGTAACTACCAAGTCGTACGATGTGATATGAGGGGAATGGGACAATCCCATGATCCCGGTACACCCTTTACGCTGTATGATGACATCCACGCCTTGCTAAAACAATTACAGATCAGCCGTGCCTCTTTCGTTGGCGCTTCGTTTGGAAGCTATGTAGGAATCGAATTCGCCCTGGCTCACCCTGAAATGGTCGAAAGCCTAGTTCTCATTTGCCCAGGTGGTTTCGCTCCCCCATCCCAAGATCGTCTGTTAGGTTTTCAGAAATTTCAGGAGCAAATGGACAAAGGCAATCTAGACGAAGCCCTGGAAATCAATCTGCACCACTACCTAGATGGTCCCGATCAGGAAAGAGGTCGAGTCCAACTCAATCGCCAGTGGCTCAAAGACATATATCGAGATATCTTCCAGCAATCACGTACAATGACTACACCCAAAGGGCTCGAACCGGATCCGAGAAGTCGCCTCGAGGACGTCTCTGTTCCTACTCTTGTCATATCGGGAGAGCTCGATTATCCTGATTTTCTACAAGCAGCTGAATCCATCGTGAGTAAAGTCTCTGACGCTCAGCAGTTGTTCTGCAAAAACTCTGCGCACTTCCCAAGCATCGATAGTCCTGACGAAGTCAATGAAATGATCACTAGCTTTTTGAATAAAACCGTCCATTGTGCAGTAGAGCTTGCATTCCATTGCGGGGAACGACTTTTATCGGTTCGTTCCCTGTTTATTTCCGTTTCACTAGCCATTCTGTTTTCAGCAAAGAAAAGATGAGTGCATCATGCGACTGCTGATTTTGGTAAAGATAACTTCTGAGTGTACCTTCTAGAGAGAAGCCTGCCTTTTTTAATAAATGAATGGAGGCTTCATTTTGAAGAAACGTTATTGCTCCCATTCGCAGCAGATCTAAATCCTCGAAGGCATAGCGAAGAACCTCTCTTACAGCTTCAGACGTGATCCCTTGATTCCAAAAATGAGGATGGATCTCGTAGCCGATCTCTGCCCTTTTACTCCTCATACTTAGATTGTTCAGACCCACTGTCCCCACAAATGCACCCGTCTCTTTGCATTCGATCCCCCATCTGATGCCACGCTCGCTCTCATAGATGTTCTGAAAAGATTCCACGAGTTTCATCGCATGGTTCACGTCAGTAAGAGGGTCCATTCCGTAATACTTCGTGACTTCCTCTTTTGATAAAATCTCGAAAAGGGAAGGCGCATGCTTTTCTTCTATTTTCACAAGGTGAAGTCTTGCTGTTTTTACGAATGGAAAATCCACTGCATTCACCCCATCCCCAATTTTAGGAAAAATTGAATAAAACAAGGGTAGCACAGCAGCAAACATTTGGGAACGATCAAAAACGGGCAAATGCCTCAAAAGGCCTGCCCGTTGTCATGGTCTGCATCCTATCTAACTTTGATTATTACTCTTGTGTTACAGGAATTCTCTACCCAATCCGCCAACATAAAATGTAAAGATGGCAATCCAATAAGTTAACATAACATTTATTATGTTGCGTTCCTTCCGTACCCGCTCTATGTTACAATATATAGAAAGGAGCGTGCGCACATGAAATCTTCCAAATCATTTTATTATACGGTCGACCAAACCATGGTGGACGAATACAAGAAAATGCTCGATTTAATGAAAATACCCTATGTAATCGAAACCCCTGTCGCCCTGCTCGCCAACGGTGCGAACCAATACTCGTTTGTCTTCCCCAACATGCCCGGCAAGCTTTATGCAATGGTCAGCAAGCTGTTTCAAGGGGATGCCAAACCATATCCTCAATAAGAACCCACTCCACGATCAACCTAGCATGACTTCACGAATGCACTCCGAGTCATCATTCTTCACATTACCTACTGCCTTCGTGACTGGATAGGCACGCATCCATTCAGCCTCGTACGGTACGAGCAAAGACTGCAGTCGCTCAAGGTCTTGGAACTCTCGATCAAGCCATAGAGACTCGTCCTCTTCACGCAGAATCACAGGCATTCTTTGATGAATCGGTGCAACGAGTTCATTGGGACTCGTCGTAATGATGGTACAGGTATGTACTTTTTGTCCATCTGGCTGAAGCCACGTATCAAATAATCCAGCAAAAGCAAAAGGCTGCTCATCTCTTCGCATGATTCGCATCGGTTGTTTCCCCTGCTCTGTCATCTTCCATTCAAAAAAACTGTCTGCGGGGATCATGCAGCGTTTTCGCACCAGTAACTTCTGAAAAGATGGCTTTTCCTGTAGGCTCTCTGCTCTCGCATTAATCAGTTGAAAAGCTGATTTCTCATCCTTCGCCCACGATGGAATCAGCCCCCACCGTAGTTCCCCGATTCTACGCTTGCCCTTTTCCGCTATAATCGCGAGCACCTGTTGTCCTGGCGCAATATTATAGCGCATTCGATACTCTAGATTTTGCATGTCCACCTGAAATCGCCTAACCATTGTTTCTGGAGCAATCACCAACGTAAACCTTCCGCACATCCCGATCCCCTACCTAACCGTTTTTACCTTCTCCATTCATTTTCTACAAACGAATCGATTACACTCTTTTTCGGGCAAAAAAAAGTGACCCAGAATTCTGGGTCGAAAATAGGAAGTGGAGAGAATGCATGCTATGTAATATATACTAACATAATCAAAGCTAGTGTCAATGAATTTTTCGAATCTTATGTTAGATTATCTTACATTTAATTGGATTGCTCACATCCGCGTTAGGTTTTTATACATAGAAGTAGCGAATTCCGTCTTTTTTCCTTACCCTACTTTTTCACTAGGGACGATCTGCCCTTGTTTCGTTGGCTCCTTTTCTACGATAGACAAAAACTTCCCAAACGTAGACGCCAAGATTTGTTGAAAGAGCATTCCCAGAACAACAGGAAGAGCTACCGGTGCTGGAAAGTATGAAATCGCCATAACTGCACCTGCACTAATGTTTCGCATACCACTATTGAAGGTCAGCGCCACAATGACATCGCGCTTCCAACCAAAAAGTCTGGAGACGAACCACCCGAATACATAACCAATAATGGCTAAAAACAATACCAAGACAGCCAAGCCAACTATTTTTCTGTCCATGTTTGTTAAATAAGGCGCTACGATCGAACTATTGATGGCAACCACAACTCCCATTCCTATTTTGGAAAAGGGAGCGAGTTTTGGTGCGAGCGTCTTTTTTACATTTCCACGCGAATACTGATTCAGCGCCATTCCAAACAACGATGGAAGTACAATCATGAAGAACATCCCTTGCATCATGGCTGCCGCGTCCATCTCAACCTTTGCCCCGAGAAACAACGCCATCCCAAAAGGTACGACAAATGGTGAAAGCATGGTGTCAATTAAGATAATGGAAAGAGTCAATGCGACATTTCCCATGTAAATAGATGTCCACAAAAAACTCGATATGCCTGTCGGGATGACGGCAGCCAAAATGAGTCCAGTCACGACATGGATGTCATCCGGGTAAAACAACAAAGCCGCCCCCCAAGCAACTAGAGGCATGAAAGCGTGTAAAATGAGCAAATTAACGAGGAGTGGTAGAGGTCTCGCAAGCACCCTGGCGAACTCACCGAATCCAGAGCCAAGACTACCTGCGAAAGTAATGAAGGCAAATATCCAAGGGGAGAGAAAGGCAAATGGCTGTAGATGACTCCCTGCCATAACTCCGATCGCTACACTGCTCGGCGTGAGGATGGGCATGATTTTTTCCAGTGCCTTGTTTAGCTTTGCTAGTTTATCCATAGTGTGTTCACCCCAGCAGCCATCTTATTTCCGAACATAGGAAGTTCACCGATGTGAGGTATGTTACCATGAATAAGAGGATCCAACAAGTGTGACAGACGTACATATGCTTCCGAATTACTTCCTTATCCCTTTGAATGTTGCATAGTTTCTTCAGACCATGTAAAGGCTATGATTGGAAAGGAGGAATATTTATGAACGGAATGGATTGGGTAGAATTTATCCGAAAAACCGAAGATAAAATGTTTCATCTCCACCGGGCAATAGATGGGATATGTAATGAATCCGAATATAAAGAGTCCGTTGCAGCATTGACGGAGGTCGTCAGGGATTATCAGGTGCTGGTGGAAAAAGCAAAGGACGAACTCCGCTCCGTAGACTTGCACCGTGATCATCATGAGCACTAAATGTACGCATTTCCTTATGAATAAGCAGCAATCGAGATAGGAAGGCTTCCGGAAACAGGGGGCCTTCTTTTTGTTCTTTTCTGTGGCACAATCTTGTCACCTTTCGTTCATCAGACATTCATATTCCTCCCCTACACTATGTTGTGTAAGCAAATGAAACGAAATGGAGATGGTGTCTGATGTTAGCGATGGCTGTGATCTTTATCAACCTAGCGCTTGTTTCTTATACAATCGGGGTCTGGATGGAAAAACGGGCTGGTGAACTGAAAGCAACGCACCTGGCATATTTCACTTTCGGGCTGGTCTTTGATATGGTAGGCACTTCCTTTATGAAACTGCTGGCCACGAGTCCCGGGCTCAATCTTCACGGAATTACCGGACTGTCTGCGCTCATTCTCATGTTTTTACACACGGCCTGGGCTTGTGTGGTCTTGATGAAAAAGAAAGAGAACCAAATCAAGCAATTTCACCGCTTCAGTCTGATTGTCTGGACGATTTGGCTCATTCCTTATGGGATTGGGGTTGCGCTCAGCTTCATCAACTAATAATAGAGAAACGAAAAAAGCGCGAGTCACAAGGACTGCGCTTTTTCGTGTTTATTCGACTACCAGCGTAGACTTCATGGAGGAGTGACCAGTCCCACAGGGAATTTGCACGTAATGGCATACGAGCCAGCCTTGTCCGGCGTAATCGCCACGCTCTTGGTAGAGCTATTCATAGAAACATAAAGTCTCGGAAAGACTTGATACGCCAACCCAAACAGCGCCATCGATACCCAACCAAGTAAATTCAGATGAGCATGCGCGGATGTAAAAGAAAATAACCCGTGCTTCATTTAGCTACGGGTGCCTTTGCCTTCTATCAAACTCTCAGGAACAAAAAAACAGACTTTTGCTTTTTCACAAAAGTCTGCTCCCAGGAATTACTCGCCTAAATCGACGTTGTGATACACTTGCTGAACGTCATCCAAATCTTCCAAGGCATCGATAAGCTTTTCAAATTGGGCTACTGCATCTTCTGGCAACGTGATCTCGTTTTGAGCCAGCATGGACAATTCTGCTACCGTGAACTCGGTAATGCCCACTCTTTTGAATGCTTCTTGTACTGCATGGAATTGTTCTGGCTCAGCGTATACGATAACGGAATTATCTTCTTCGATAATATCTCGCACATCTACGTCCGCTTCCATCAGGATCTCCAGAACCTCATCAGCTGTTTTTCCTTCCAGCCCGATAACTGCCGTGGCATCGAACATGTAGGCTACAGATCCCGTTACGCCCATGTTTCCGCCATTTTTGTTGAATGCAGCGCGGACTTCAGGTGCAGTCCGGTTTACGTTGTTCGTCAGCGCATCTACGATGATCATGGAGCCATTTGGTCCGAAGCCTTCATAACGCAGCTCATCAAAGATCTCATCCGAACCGCCTTTTGCTTTTTCAATCGCCCGGTCAATAATTGCTTTCGGAACACTGTATGTTTTTGCACGCTCGAGAACGACTTTCAGTGCACGGTTAGATTCTGGATCTGGCTCGCCTTGCTTCGCAGCCACATAAATCTCTTTACCGAACTTTGCATATACACGGCTAGTGCTTGCGTCTTTTGACGCCTTTTTTTCTTTAATATTATTCCACTTACGACCCATATTTTCCCACTCTCTTTCAATTGCAAAAGATTAGTAATGATTCCTAGCCACTACTCCACGATCACAGACTAAAAAGCGCAAACCTTCTCTGCACTCTTTCACAAGTCTATATTATACCTTACTTCCGACGTTATTATAAGGTAGATTCACAAAAAAAGACAGGAAGGACGCACTTTTGTTCTGGTTAGCCTGCTATTTTTTCAGAATCCCGCATAACCTTGTTTCTCAGAGGAAACGCAAAATAATCTGCCCATTTTCTTTCCACACGTTCAGCAATAAATAAAACCAGCATTAAACCAAGCAAGACACCACACACCGACAAGGGAATAAACCAATGATTGCTAGAATGTGAGAAGAACGGTATAAGCGAGACAGCCACAATAGGTGGCGCATTCCACTTACAGGTAGTGACCAGCCACATCGTAATGAGTACATTGACGAATAACGAAATGGGACTCGGATAAATGAAAAAGAACAGGGTGCCCATCGCCGAGGAAATAAACGCACCCAATGTAATTTTACTAATTTCCGAAAACCGCAGGGCTCGCGAGACAAAGAGAAAACTGAATGCCCCAACCGTAGGGAAAAATAACGTATCTAGGTAAGGAAATTGCAAGGAAAGCCAATAAATTAGCATGATATAGATGCAAATCACGATCATTTTAAAATTCATTTTCAAGATTTCACCGCCAATAAAACTCTTCTTCAAGCATGCTACATTCTATTAAGTTTAAGCGGGAATGTC containing:
- a CDS encoding alpha/beta fold hydrolase; the protein is MGQTGFINCNGANLYYEIAGAGETIVFLHGAPLDSRMWESQMKTLSSNYQVVRCDMRGMGQSHDPGTPFTLYDDIHALLKQLQISRASFVGASFGSYVGIEFALAHPEMVESLVLICPGGFAPPSQDRLLGFQKFQEQMDKGNLDEALEINLHHYLDGPDQERGRVQLNRQWLKDIYRDIFQQSRTMTTPKGLEPDPRSRLEDVSVPTLVISGELDYPDFLQAAESIVSKVSDAQQLFCKNSAHFPSIDSPDEVNEMITSFLNKTVHCAVELAFHCGERLLSVRSLFISVSLAILFSAKKR
- a CDS encoding HsmA family protein, yielding MLAMAVIFINLALVSYTIGVWMEKRAGELKATHLAYFTFGLVFDMVGTSFMKLLATSPGLNLHGITGLSALILMFLHTAWACVVLMKKKENQIKQFHRFSLIVWTIWLIPYGIGVALSFIN
- a CDS encoding NUDIX hydrolase, whose translation is MTFVAFLDKNSGNYVIQKSGYEYVNNIQWESVCNILVEASGKWGIPEGFERGLSDFKISNEVIVTAGVYVMVNGRFPFQIGPNRAGTALGIVRLGGHREGEETGWQCALREAFEEATLQITAVKPPATYWYETASSDTPSVFTEEWPEDEIKPILVGRHLNRNHMTPIYLAVSRDTPVPANETKGLLLLSPSEISRVITKGMTLKQYVQAGGKAIIHEELPMNGRLEPFPHLKLLHWVLKQHPDLVK
- a CDS encoding bile acid:sodium symporter family protein, which encodes MDKLAKLNKALEKIMPILTPSSVAIGVMAGSHLQPFAFLSPWIFAFITFAGSLGSGFGEFARVLARPLPLLVNLLILHAFMPLVAWGAALLFYPDDIHVVTGLILAAVIPTGISSFLWTSIYMGNVALTLSIILIDTMLSPFVVPFGMALFLGAKVEMDAAAMMQGMFFMIVLPSLFGMALNQYSRGNVKKTLAPKLAPFSKIGMGVVVAINSSIVAPYLTNMDRKIVGLAVLVLFLAIIGYVFGWFVSRLFGWKRDVIVALTFNSGMRNISAGAVMAISYFPAPVALPVVLGMLFQQILASTFGKFLSIVEKEPTKQGQIVPSEKVG
- a CDS encoding YebC/PmpR family DNA-binding transcriptional regulator; the encoded protein is MGRKWNNIKEKKASKDASTSRVYAKFGKEIYVAAKQGEPDPESNRALKVVLERAKTYSVPKAIIDRAIEKAKGGSDEIFDELRYEGFGPNGSMIIVDALTNNVNRTAPEVRAAFNKNGGNMGVTGSVAYMFDATAVIGLEGKTADEVLEILMEADVDVRDIIEEDNSVIVYAEPEQFHAVQEAFKRVGITEFTVAELSMLAQNEITLPEDAVAQFEKLIDALEDLDDVQQVYHNVDLGE
- a CDS encoding aromatic acid exporter family protein → MKMNFKMIVICIYIMLIYWLSLQFPYLDTLFFPTVGAFSFLFVSRALRFSEISKITLGAFISSAMGTLFFFIYPSPISLFVNVLITMWLVTTCKWNAPPIVAVSLIPFFSHSSNHWFIPLSVCGVLLGLMLVLFIAERVERKWADYFAFPLRNKVMRDSEKIAG
- a CDS encoding SOS response-associated peptidase; the protein is MCGRFTLVIAPETMVRRFQVDMQNLEYRMRYNIAPGQQVLAIIAEKGKRRIGELRWGLIPSWAKDEKSAFQLINARAESLQEKPSFQKLLVRKRCMIPADSFFEWKMTEQGKQPMRIMRRDEQPFAFAGLFDTWLQPDGQKVHTCTIITTSPNELVAPIHQRMPVILREEDESLWLDREFQDLERLQSLLVPYEAEWMRAYPVTKAVGNVKNDDSECIREVMLG
- a CDS encoding GNAT family N-acetyltransferase, encoding MDFPFVKTARLHLVKIEEKHAPSLFEILSKEEVTKYYGMDPLTDVNHAMKLVESFQNIYESERGIRWGIECKETGAFVGTVGLNNLSMRSKRAEIGYEIHPHFWNQGITSEAVREVLRYAFEDLDLLRMGAITFLQNEASIHLLKKAGFSLEGTLRSYLYQNQQSHDALIFSLLKTEWLVKRK